The DNA window TACAATAAATTCAGAACTGGAATGAGTAATCACAGCCAGATTAGCATAAGTTCCCTGAGCAATTTCATCACTCAATTCAATCTGCAACTGATTTGTTGGGTTTTCATTATTCATTTCTAAGTAAATTTCTTCATTACTAATTTGGCTGCAAAGATAGCAAATTGCTATTAGAATATTGTAAATTAAGCTTTTAATTTATCACAAAACAATAAACAAATTTTAATTTCAATTGAATGTTTATAAGAATAAGATGGATTATTATGAGATAGAGTTTAATAGTGCGGAAAAAAAACTAATATTTTTGTATTTATAGGGGGTGAAAATGATTTTTCCGCAGCTTATAATCAACATATTAGATCAAAAAGTAAAACGGATTGTCAGAAAACAACCTTAAGTTTTCCCCACTCTCGCTCCTTTAGTAAGTTAAAATGTGTTTCATCTCTCACTATCAAAGCATTATAATATAACATTCGTTTTTAAATCAATTAAAATTCACTTCAAGAAAAACACCAAAATAATTTAATTTTAAAATAGTAGCAATAGCAAATTGAAAATTAAAAAAGGTATTAAAACACTCTACAATAGTACTTTTTCTTATTTTTTAAATCAAGAGCAATATCAAAACTTATATAATTATAATTACATTCCAAATATTTTATATACTTTTGCAAGCAAACAAAACGATTATAGACTTATGAAAAAGATTTTTAGCACTCTTTTGATAGCAGTATGTTTATTTCTAGCTATCCCTGCACAAGCACAAATTAAATTTGGTGTTAAAGGTGGATTAAACCTTGTAAATGCTGACTTTTCAGGATTAAATGAGAACTTCAAGACTGATAATATGTCTGGCTTCTTTATTGGACCAATGATAGACGTTAATATTCCTATTGTAGGATTAGGAATTGATGGAGCTATTGTATACAATGAAAAAGGGACTAAGATTACAAACACAACCACAAACGAAGATGTTACCAACAAACGTAAATCTTTTGATATTCCAGTCAACCTGAAATATTCTATTGGGTTAGGAAGTATGGCAAGTGTATTTTTAGCTGCTGGTCCTAATTTCTCGTTTGATATCAATAGTGATAATCTGGCTACCGATTTGACAAGCATAGCAACTCAGGCTATTTCGGGTACAACACCTACTATCGACAACAAGAAAGCTGAAGTTTCATTAAATATCGGTGGCGGTGTTAAATTACTAAGCCATTTACAGATTGGCTTGAACTATAACTTACCACTAACAGATTCAGCAAAAGAAAATTTTGCAAGCGGTGATTTAGGCGAATTAGCTGGAGTTATTAGCGGCTCGTCTTTCAAAAGCAAAACAAAAATGTGGCAAGTTTCTGTAGCCTACATTTTCTAAAAAAATTATACCTTATATAAAAAAGGAGGTTTCTCATTTTTGATATGAACCCCGAAAGTTAGACAAAAAACTTTCGGGGTTTTATTATGCAAGAAAAGAAAAAGCTCAAGAAGCATACCGATGCAGATAGGCTAAGGTATATGCATTTGATAGAAGATGGAATATCAATAACTGCTATTCATAAAAAATATGGTATTAGTGATCGTTTACTATTAACATTATGGCATAAATACCAAGAGTTTGGTCCAACTTCAATAAAGAAAGGAAATAAATTCAAGGTCAATTCATACATTAAGAAACAAATTGTTCGTGATATTGAAGATAACCATATAACTTTGCACGCAGCTTCGCAAAAGTATGGTCCAAGTATAAGTGCTATAGAGACCTGGCTAAAGATTGCAAGGCGAGACGGAATTCAAACTTTAGATATCGTTAGAAAACGTGGTAGACCACCAGGTATGAGTAGACCAAGAAAAAACAGCAAACCGCTTACTGAGTTAGAGAAGCTCCAAAAGGAGAATTTGGAACTCAAGACTGAAATAGCTTTGCTAAAAAAAGTGAGAGCCTTAGTCGAGGAAAGGAATGCCCGTCTACGCGAGATTGGGCGCAAGCCATCGAAGAACTAAGGCAGAAAGGATATCCTCTGGAGTATATGCTCATGAGGATAAAGATGGCTCGTTCCGTGTTTTACTATCATCGAAAACGCTTAAATCAAGCTGATGGATATGATATCATAAGGAATAAGATAAGGGATATATACCAGGAGAATCATGGGCGTTATGGATACAGGAGAATCTGCTATACTTTGCGCAATAGTGACATACTCATAAACCATAAGACAGTGCAGAAACTAATGCTGCAGATTGGTCTTAAGGCTAAAAGAAAGAAACGTCATTACCATTCATATAAAGGTGAGATTGGTAAAATAGCACCTAATGTTATAGGACGAAACTTTGATGCCGACAAGCCCAACCAAAAATGGACTACTGACGTTACACAGGTATGTATACATGATGTTAAGATGTATCTCTCCCCTATACTTGACATGCATAATGGAGAAATAATATCATATACAATATCCAGGAGTCCCAATTTGAATATGGCAATAAACATGCTGAAAGCTGCATTCAAAAAAAACACAAATCTGAATGGGCTAGTATTACATTCTGATCAAGGATGGCATTATCAGCATGCCATATACCAAAAGTTGCTTAAGGACAGAGGAATCATTCAAAGTATGTCTCGTAAAGGTAACTGTCTGGACAATGCAATGATGGAAAATTTCTTTGGATTAATGAAGAATGAACTGCTTTATATTAATAAATTCAGTTCCATCGAAGATTTTGAAGAAGAACTAAGAAAATATATTTGGTGGTATAACAATAAAAGAATTAAGCTTAGATTAAAAGGTATGAGCCCGGTACAATACCGAGCTCACACAAATATAAATTAATTATTAAACGTCTAACTTTTCGGGGTCACTTCATTTGGGAAGCCTCCTTTTTTATATCTTTGCCACTCTCAAAAAAAATAAATAGTGTGAAAAAGTTTGCAGACGTTATATTGCCTCTACCTTTACCCAAATGCTTTACTTATTCTATACCAGAAGATATAGCAAATGATATAAAAATTGGTTGTAGGATAATTGTACCCTTCGGACGCAAAAAGTTCTACACTGCAATTGTATATAACATACATTATTCTGCTCCCGAAGGATATGAGATAAAAGAGGTAGCAACCATTCTTGATTCTGAGCCAATACTCCTTCCTTTACAATTCAAGTTCTGGGAGTGGATTTCTACATATTATCTTTGCACGCAAGGTGATGTTTATAAAGCCGCACTGCCCTCAGGTTTAAAACTAGAGAGCGAAACTATTGTAGAATACAATCCCGATTTCGACTATTCGGTTCAACTATCAGAGAAAGAACAAATATTAATAAATCTGATGGAGAATAAAACCGAGCAATCAGTTACTCTACTGGAGAAAGAGAGCGGATTGAAAAATCTTCTACCAACGATCAAATCACTGCTTGATAAAGAGGCTATCTTTATTAAAGAGGAGCTGAAACGAAATTATCAACCTAAAGTGGAAATCCGGGTTCGCCTAACTGACTTTGCAAAAGAAGAAACCAATCTACAGAAAATCTTCAATGAGTTGGAACGCGCCCAGAAACAACTCGCTCTTTTGATGAAGTATCTGGAGCTATCTCATTTTCACAGCAGCAAAAGCATCAAGGAGGTAAGTAAAAAGGATCTGATAAAGAAAGCAGATGCTTTACCTGCCGCTCTTAACAGTCTGATTAATAAAAATATTTTTGAGATTTACAAACAAGAAATCGGCCGTTTGGATACATCAGAGAAGCCTATTTTGGAAATTAATCCGCTTAATGAATATCAGCAACAGGCTTACCAGGAGATTCTTACTAACTTTAAAAAGAAGAATGTATGTCTGCTTCATGGAGTAACATCGAGCGGAAAGACAGAAATCTATATTCATCTTATAGAAAAAACAATAAAAGAAGGAAAGCAAGTTCTTTATTTACTTCCGGAAATTGCGCTGACAACCCAGATAACCGAACGTTTAAAACGGGTATTTGGCAATAAGTTAGGCATTTACCATTCTAAGTTCTCGGATGCAGAGAGGGTGGAAATCTGGCGCAAGCAATTAGGAAACAATGGATACGATATAATACTTGGAGTTCGTTCTTCTATTTTTCTTCCATTCCACAAACTTGGTTTAGTAATTGTAGATGAGGAACACGAAAATACATATAAGCAATACGATCCGGCCCCACGTTACCATGCGCGTAATGCCGCAATTGTTCTGGCATCATTATATGGAGCAAAAACATTATTGGGAACAGCCACTCCTTCTGTTGAGACCTATTATAATGCAACAAAAGGGAAATATGGATTAGTAGAGCTTAATGAACGATATAAGGATATTCAGCTACCCGAGATTCTTCCGGTTGATATCAAGGAACTTGCACGCAAGAAACGGATGAACGGGCAATTTTCTCCTTTTCTATTGGAGCACGTACGCAAGGCATTAGAGAATAAAGAGCAAGTGATTCTTTTCCAAAACAGAAGAGGATTTGCTCCTATGATTGAATGCAAAACCTGCGGATGGGTTCCCAGATGTAAAAACTGCGATGTGAGTCTTACTTATCACAAAGGAATAAATCAGCTCACCTGCCATTATTGCGGTTATACTTATCAGTTGCCGCGTTCTTGTCCGGCCTGCGAAGGTGTGGAATTGGTAAACCGTGGATTTGGGACTGAAAAGGTGGAGGATGATATAAAGACTATATTCCCCGAAGCAAGGGTTGCCCGTATGGATTTAGATACGACCCGAACCCGCACAGCTTACGAGAAGATTATCGCAAACTTTGAGCAAAGAAAAACAGATATACTAATCGGCACCCAGATGGTTTCGAAAGGGCTGGATTTTGATAATGTCAGCGTGGTAGGTATTCTGAATGCCGACACGATGCTTAATTATCCCGATTTCCGTTCTTACGAACGTGCTTATCAGCTAATGGCTCAAGTATCTGGGAGAGCCGGAAGAAAGAATAAACAAGGTTTGGTTATATTGCAGACAAAATCGATAGATCATCCCGTTATCCATCAGGTAATTGCAAACGATTACCAACAGATGTTTGCCAGTCAGTTAGCAGAACGTCAAATGTTTCGATACCCGCCATATTACAGACTGGTTTATGTATATCTTAAAAACAGAAACGCCGACTTGCTTGATACAATGGCTCGCACTATGGCCGAAAGGCTTAGAAGCATTTTTGGAAATCGTGTACTGGGTCCGGATAATCCTCCGGTAGCTCGTATTCAGATGCTTTTTATCAAGAAAATCATTGTAAAGATTGAATGTAATGCATCTATGGAGAAGGCTCGCGCTCTGTTATTGCAAGTCCAGAAAGAAATGATTGAAGACGAGCGATTTAAATCATTAATCGTGTATTACGACGTAGACCCATTTTAATTTATGAGCGAAAAAACAAAATACAGAATTCTTTTCGTATGTCTTGGAAACATTTGTCGTTCACCATTGGCAGAAGGAATTATGCAAACCTATCTTGAAAGAGAAGGATTGGACGATACTATAAAAGTAGACTCTGCCGGTATTCTTAGTTATCATCAAGGAGAATTACCTGATTCGCGAATGCGTGCTCATGCTGCAAAAAGGGGGTACAACTTAGTAAGTCGTTCCCGACCGGTGAGAAGTGACGATTTTGATAATTTCGACCTGATATTAGGTATGGACGACCGCAATATTGATGATCTTAAAGAACTGGCACCATCCATCGAAGCAATGCAGAAAATTGGCCGTATGACAGATTTTTGCCAACGTATTCCTGCAGATTATGTGCCCGATCCCTACTTTGGCGGTGCTTCTGGATTCGAAAAAGTTTTGGATATTCTGGAGGATGCTTGCGAAGGGCTATTGGAATATTTAAAAAACATGCCCGAAGAATAAAATCCTCTTGTACAAAAGAAAACAATCTTCTGTACAAAACAATTAATTCTTTTGTACAGAAGATTTAATTGTTTTGTACAGCATTTAATTAACTATTCTCTTCGTTTCTATTAATTAATTCCGGGTATCTGATACGCGTATGATAAATTGTACGAAGTTTCTCTTTAAAAACAATTTTCACAGTAGCAATATCTCTAAATGTAATAGGACAGTACTTAAAACATCCATCTGCAATCTGGGAATCAATTATCTTCTCAACTAAATTACTTATAGATTCTTCTGTATACTCAGGCAAACTACGGGAAGCCGCTTCTACAGAATCCGCCATCATCAGAATGGCTGTTTCCTTAGAAAAAGGATTAGGTCCCGGATAAGTAAAAACCTCTTCATTAACTTCCTTATCGGGATTTTCATTCTTAAATG is part of the uncultured Bacteroides sp. genome and encodes:
- a CDS encoding porin family protein: MKKIFSTLLIAVCLFLAIPAQAQIKFGVKGGLNLVNADFSGLNENFKTDNMSGFFIGPMIDVNIPIVGLGIDGAIVYNEKGTKITNTTTNEDVTNKRKSFDIPVNLKYSIGLGSMASVFLAAGPNFSFDINSDNLATDLTSIATQAISGTTPTIDNKKAEVSLNIGGGVKLLSHLQIGLNYNLPLTDSAKENFASGDLGELAGVISGSSFKSKTKMWQVSVAYIF
- a CDS encoding low molecular weight protein-tyrosine-phosphatase, coding for MSEKTKYRILFVCLGNICRSPLAEGIMQTYLEREGLDDTIKVDSAGILSYHQGELPDSRMRAHAAKRGYNLVSRSRPVRSDDFDNFDLILGMDDRNIDDLKELAPSIEAMQKIGRMTDFCQRIPADYVPDPYFGGASGFEKVLDILEDACEGLLEYLKNMPEE
- the priA gene encoding primosomal protein N' — translated: MKKFADVILPLPLPKCFTYSIPEDIANDIKIGCRIIVPFGRKKFYTAIVYNIHYSAPEGYEIKEVATILDSEPILLPLQFKFWEWISTYYLCTQGDVYKAALPSGLKLESETIVEYNPDFDYSVQLSEKEQILINLMENKTEQSVTLLEKESGLKNLLPTIKSLLDKEAIFIKEELKRNYQPKVEIRVRLTDFAKEETNLQKIFNELERAQKQLALLMKYLELSHFHSSKSIKEVSKKDLIKKADALPAALNSLINKNIFEIYKQEIGRLDTSEKPILEINPLNEYQQQAYQEILTNFKKKNVCLLHGVTSSGKTEIYIHLIEKTIKEGKQVLYLLPEIALTTQITERLKRVFGNKLGIYHSKFSDAERVEIWRKQLGNNGYDIILGVRSSIFLPFHKLGLVIVDEEHENTYKQYDPAPRYHARNAAIVLASLYGAKTLLGTATPSVETYYNATKGKYGLVELNERYKDIQLPEILPVDIKELARKKRMNGQFSPFLLEHVRKALENKEQVILFQNRRGFAPMIECKTCGWVPRCKNCDVSLTYHKGINQLTCHYCGYTYQLPRSCPACEGVELVNRGFGTEKVEDDIKTIFPEARVARMDLDTTRTRTAYEKIIANFEQRKTDILIGTQMVSKGLDFDNVSVVGILNADTMLNYPDFRSYERAYQLMAQVSGRAGRKNKQGLVILQTKSIDHPVIHQVIANDYQQMFASQLAERQMFRYPPYYRLVYVYLKNRNADLLDTMARTMAERLRSIFGNRVLGPDNPPVARIQMLFIKKIIVKIECNASMEKARALLLQVQKEMIEDERFKSLIVYYDVDPF